From one Scyliorhinus torazame isolate Kashiwa2021f chromosome 25, sScyTor2.1, whole genome shotgun sequence genomic stretch:
- the LOC140402244 gene encoding protein FAM98A-like → MLGNETDGENWIAFLELQSSEIDTNQRLGIIGINNWGQEQEKSRGAGFTHAGVFDPVPLSLSLSHRYTGQLIEEGALVRAVGEGPRSPAFHRPVFLLVSELKAVSSLEECITPTASPEDSETFQLEVSGLVSELHCPYPSLTTGDVTSRLNDEGSCLQLLSFLGSELQAARVLHARQLSLTQRHVPRDADGSDEVILQELQALCQALGMAEPTRDVPVSQLFRDLETKIRDVRSGLGQDGVGKPLLSRTLEPDQWEHLKEIHRAMCVEYECRRQMLISRLDVTVQSFHWSEGAKKHGTVMEQLYQPLRQALCARSGITLAHLLSAREDLSVITKTTSASSREKTACPVNKVLMGPVPDRGGRPGEIEAPMPSWGDRRSGGGGGGGGGRRQQWRGKGGKGGKHK, encoded by the exons AGGAAAAGTCCCGGGGAGCTGGTTTCACACACGCTGGTGTCTTtgatcccgtccccctctctctctctctctctcacaggtacACCGGGCAGCTTATTGAAGAGGGTGCCTTGGTGCGGGCAGTGGGAGAGGGCCCACGCTCTCCCGCCTTTCACCGCCCTGTGTTCCTGCTGGTGTCTGAACTGAAAGCTGTGAGCTCGCTGGAGGAATGCATCACCCCAACAGCAA GCCCCGAAGATTCGGAAACCTTCCAGTTGGAGGTCAGTGGGTTGGTCAGTGAGTTGCACTGTCCCTATCCGTCTCTCACCACAGGGGACGTAACGTCCAGGCTGAACGATGAAGGGAGCTGCCTCCAGCTGCTGT CGTTCCTGGGCTCCGAACTTCAGGCAGCCAGGGTCCTGCACGCCAGGCAGCTCTCGCTGACACAGCGCCACGTACCACGGGACGCCGACGGCAGCGACGAGGTGATCCTCCAGGAACTGCAGGCTCTGTGCCAAGCGCTGGGCATGGCTGAACCCACCCGAGATGTCCCGGTGTCGCAGTTATTCCGAGACCTGGAAACCAAA ATCCGAGATGTCCGTTCCGGACTGGGCCAGGATGGAGTGGGGAAACCCTTGCTGAGCCGGACTCTGGAGCCTGATCAATGG GAGCATCTGAAGGAGATCCACCGAGCGATGTGCGTTGAGTACGAGTGCCGCAGGCAGATGTTAATCAGCCGTTTGGACGTGACGGTGCAGTCGTTCCACTGGTCTGAAGGAGCAAAG AAACACGGGACCGTGATGGAGCAGCTGTACCAGCCCCTGCGACAGGCCCTTTGCGCCAGAAGTGGTATCACCCTCGCCCACCTGCTGTCGGCTCGGGAAGACCTGTCCGTAATCACCAAAACCACCAGCGCGAGCAGCCGGGAGAAAACTGCGTGCCCAGTCAACAAg GTCTTGATGGGACCTGTGCCCGACCGGGGAGGGAGACCCGGAGAGATCGAGGCCCCGATGCCCTCGTGGGGCGACCGGCgcagtggcggtggtggtggtggtggtggcgggcgCAGACAGCAATGGAGGGGCAAAGGGGGCAAAGGGGGCAAGCACAAGTGA